gatTGAGAGAAAGCAACACATAACCACACACTGTATGTTCAGCTGATAACTGACAGTAAATATTCCACACTAGTTCAGCATTCAGTAGAATAAACAAAACCTTGAGGGCCTAAAAAGAATATGTGAAAAAGGTCAACAAATCTGTTGCAGAATATGCTAATTTCACAATAACTAACTGGCATAGCATCTTTGTGGGTTATTCGTATAGTTTGCATGTGGATCTCTTTCAAACTTAAATTAGCATAAAGCTAATGGCGTAGTCTCATAAATATTGTATGTAACCTACACATTTGTAAGCCTTGAGAACATCTGTGTGATCTCAGCGAACGCATGTGTACAGCTGCAAGTGGTGTACTGACAGCTGAGGCCTTTCAGCATGGATCGAAACTGATATCTAATAAATAACAAGCTGGATCCAGATGAACATGATTCAAAGATTAAAGTAGAGGCACTTATTCTTGTACAAAGACGCAAATGCAGCTTATCAGAGCTCACTTTCAGAGCTCATCACTGCATGCGGTCGAAGCCTCCAGGAACTGCTAAAAAGTTGGACGGCCAACAGGATATTTGATATAAAATTCTAATTAAGGTCGCCTGTGGCAGATGATGAATGACACCAGATACAGTTTCAGTGCTGGGGATTAATCTTGACACCACTGCTGAATGGGCCGAAATGAATGAGTCATCACCTCCATCCAAAAAGCAGGAGAATCATATtcattttaatctctttttcttAGAGGCTGACTGAGCCATTTGATGCTGACACGGCGTCAGAGCTTTTTTGGACTCacgtgtgtgcatacatgtgaaCATTCATCAAGTCATTAATGTATTGCTTGCTGGTCAGCTTTTATTGTGGAATTTAGCAGGATTTAATGGGGTTTTGATCTTTGTGTTCAATTCATTCATCCAAGGATATAGCATATAATATCACTTGGtctcaaaaacagcaaaatatattGCTTATATCTCAGGGACCAAGTTACTGAGACCACCATGTTGTTTCTTCGCCATTTTTTCTAATGTTCGGCCACTGCCGGTGAATGCAATAAAAGCCTTCCAGAGAGCAATATATGTGGCTGCTTACGTGGATGTTTGCTCATGTTTGAGAACTCACCGGAGCGTGTGGATTGTGTCCACTGCCGGATGTTGGGATGTTAGCAGTGCCCTGTAGCTGGAGACAGTTATAGACAAACACTTGCCCTGCAGCAGGACCAGAACTCTTCACATCATTAACCACCATCCATCTCCACAGCCCCCGATACTGAGCGCCATGTTGCCATTAATAAAATCCTTCAACTCCTAAGGGCAGATCTATTTGTGAAGTACATGTGGTTCTTCTCAAATCcagccttttctctctttttacctCCATGTGATTCTCTTTGCGTCTTattttgctgctgctttgcttGCTATCTCCGTAAGCGCTCTTTTCTGCTGTCTAATGAAAATTCCGATATGTTTCCTGCCGACTTGACATTTTCAAGCTTCACTGAGTTGTGTCGTCCCTGTGTGTTACAGTTGTTATATTTCTAAAGACTGGGAAGAGCAGAGATGTTGACATGATTCTCTGTAATAACcattcttcttcctgtctctctctctcgttctcttcCCTGTAGATAAAACAGATGATGAGCTCGAGATGACGACGGTGTGTCACAGGCCAGAGGGTCTCGAGCAATTGGAAGCCCAAACTAACTTCACCAAGCAGGAGCTGCAGATCCTCTATCGTGGTTTCAAGAAtgtaatgacacattttctgattttattattacattacttTGGTACAGGGCATTCGTTCCTATTTGATCAAGACATGCTAGtggctctatgaggctgtacttaggcacagcaaacatcagcatgctgacatgctcacagtgacgatgctaacatgctgatgtttagcaggtaaagGCGAATGTTTACCGTGGtcactatcttagtttattGTTTAACATTAGCACGAAACACAAAGACCAGCTGAGACTGATGTGACTGTTGTTAGTTTTGCCAATATTTAGTTATAATAAACCAAAGTAGACAAATTAAAACTCGAGATCACAAGTCAGGGGATTACCAAAGGGACATCCAATAACTGTacagatatatttttttcctgaaaCCATCTTTAATTGCAGCTGATGTATCCCAAACTAAAGACTGTTCCTGGAAACTATTTATTTCTGCTGAAAGTAAATATAGTGTTGACTGTATTGAGTTGACAACTGAGTTGTGTCAGAGTAAAATAATGttatcaaacaaataaatatgattaGGGTCTCATGACTGAGGCAGCACAGTGAATTCTTCCAACAAACATTGATGTTTTGatcttttgttttccacaggAATGTCCAAGTGGTGTGGTAAATGAGgagacatttaaacacatttacgCACAGTTCTTCCCTCATGGAGGTAAAGTGcaatatttctctttcattGCTCTGTGAAGCTTTGTGAGAGCAGGAGACCTTACGcattctgtttttgtgtgtgttacagatgCAAGCATGTACGCACATTATCTTTTCAATGCATTTGACACTACAAACAATGGCTCCATTAAGTTTAAGGTAAAGACATCTTTGCAATTCTCATGTCTTTAGCTCATGTGCGACGACGCTTTGAGAATCTGAGTTTGTCCTCTGTTTCATTGCTGCCAGGACTTTGTGATGGGCTTGTCTATTCTGCTGCGAGGAACACTGAGAGAAAAGCTTGAGTGGACGTTTCACCTTTACGACATTAACAGAGACGGCTACATAAACAGAGAGGTGAGACTGTGGTCAGAATGTCCACAGTCTTTTGTGGGTCGTCTGAAGTCTATGTGTCACCACAATGtgaatcttctcatctttcAGGAAATGACTGATATTGTGAGGGCCATTTATGACATGATGGGCAAATACACCTACCCGGCCCTAAAGGGAGACGTCCCGCAGCAGCACGTGGACGCCTTTTTTCAGGTTCATTATGCCTTAAGATTAACATAAATAAGAGTCAGAAATCTACATCCTTGTTAACACTGACAGTGGAGTTTAAACCCATTGTGTTTACACAGCATGAGGGAAATAACCTGACGCTTAATGCCTCTTATCATACCCCAGTAGCTTCCCAAATTAACCTCTTTGGTTTTATTGAGACACTTTGTA
The Enoplosus armatus isolate fEnoArm2 chromosome 13, fEnoArm2.hap1, whole genome shotgun sequence genome window above contains:
- the kcnip1b gene encoding Kv channel-interacting protein 1b isoform X2 — encoded protein: MGAVVGTLTMQTKQRRPSRDKTDDELEMTTVCHRPEGLEQLEAQTNFTKQELQILYRGFKNECPSGVVNEETFKHIYAQFFPHGDASMYAHYLFNAFDTTNNGSIKFKDFVMGLSILLRGTLREKLEWTFHLYDINRDGYINREEMTDIVRAIYDMMGKYTYPALKGDVPQQHVDAFFQKMDKNKDGVVTLEEFVIACQEDETMMRSMQLFENVM
- the kcnip1b gene encoding Kv channel-interacting protein 1b isoform X1 encodes the protein MAGCTSRCRQGVLKLIQSLQRLVSGTLTKDKTDDELEMTTVCHRPEGLEQLEAQTNFTKQELQILYRGFKNECPSGVVNEETFKHIYAQFFPHGDASMYAHYLFNAFDTTNNGSIKFKDFVMGLSILLRGTLREKLEWTFHLYDINRDGYINREEMTDIVRAIYDMMGKYTYPALKGDVPQQHVDAFFQKMDKNKDGVVTLEEFVIACQEDETMMRSMQLFENVM